From one Sphingomonas sp. BT-65 genomic stretch:
- a CDS encoding phosphoribosyltransferase yields MPVFTPIPHEQFVADVLAIAAAIHADVEWKPDFIIGIGRGGLAPAVYLSHATGMSMLSVDHSSQVHDFADAPLERLAARTRAGERLLFLDDINDSGATIAKLRAKLATAGAAPGAVRFATLLDNATSSQRVEYAARTIDRAVTKDWFVFPWEAVAPAAAIAADAAEVPERTA; encoded by the coding sequence ATGCCGGTCTTCACCCCGATCCCGCACGAGCAGTTCGTCGCCGACGTGCTCGCCATTGCCGCGGCAATCCATGCGGACGTGGAGTGGAAGCCCGACTTCATCATCGGTATCGGCCGCGGCGGTCTCGCGCCGGCGGTCTATCTGAGCCACGCGACGGGCATGTCGATGCTTTCGGTCGACCACAGTTCGCAAGTCCACGACTTCGCTGATGCCCCGCTCGAGCGGCTCGCGGCACGCACCCGGGCTGGCGAGCGGCTGCTGTTCCTCGACGACATCAACGACAGCGGCGCGACGATCGCCAAGCTGCGCGCCAAACTCGCCACGGCTGGCGCGGCGCCGGGGGCGGTGCGCTTCGCGACGCTGCTCGACAATGCGACCTCCAGCCAGCGCGTCGAATATGCGGCGCGGACGATCGACCGTGCGGTGACCAAGGACTGGTTCGTCTTCCCCTGGGAAGCGGTGGCCCCCGCCGCCGCCATTGCGGCGGACGCTGCGGAAGTGCCCGAGCGAACCGCCTAG
- a CDS encoding response regulator — MTAPLRILVVEDEPLIAMMLEDFLGILGKQVAGVADSVSTALPLVAAGGIDAAIVDVHLNGGEKCWPVADALAEAGIPFLVATGGSDDTIAAGHKHRPVLAKPFTMDAIEQAFDAL, encoded by the coding sequence ATGACCGCCCCGTTACGCATCCTTGTCGTCGAGGACGAACCGCTGATTGCCATGATGCTCGAGGATTTCCTCGGCATCCTCGGCAAGCAGGTCGCGGGCGTCGCCGACAGCGTCTCGACCGCGCTGCCTTTGGTGGCCGCGGGCGGCATCGATGCGGCGATCGTCGACGTCCACCTGAACGGCGGCGAGAAATGCTGGCCCGTCGCCGACGCGCTGGCGGAAGCGGGGATCCCGTTCCTCGTCGCGACCGGGGGCAGTGACGACACGATCGCCGCCGGGCACAAGCACCGCCCGGTGCTGGCCAAGCCCTTCACCATGGATGCGATCGAACAGGCGTTCGACGCGCTCTAG
- a CDS encoding response regulator, which produces MASRPAPSDEDRRSALPPLIVALAAGAAAAGIILWLTGSTLVAAGFLAGALVIAGAVFLAVRLLPSAKADEPAVDWSVAHTLASMSNDALAVTDRAGRLVCANERFGALFPSYPAPPGVVPSEWVSAQLGTAGRAAWRDGNASSGTFETAGTKLTAHITRVGDSMLVWRFAGTDVVDLTKQAQSLVAGASGDRLGSAGIMMALLGGDGRVRAANRVVRQRAMGDENAMIEGRDFTRFLITDNLGIVRFEREGLSGTPLRVLEIPFLDGENAPMLVALLDDELAIPHPAIGDTAGAHVRSLISLLPSGIALVGGDGRFVHMNDAFVRAAHVNPANPPLYPGDLVVREDKTALADAIRRFAAGAVHSMDMTVRFADAPDEGVAISIAAARGLGEAAVLLSLKDAGEEGRLKRQVAQATKMQAVGQLAGGVAHDFNNILTAIIGHCDLMLMRHAPGDSDYDDIQQILINSNRAAALTRQLLAFSRQQTLRPQVLQLPDVISEVSNLLKRLLGETVDLVVSHGRNLGPVRADPGQLEQVVVNLAVNARDAMLTKSPNGGGTLTIETFGVPAHEVRAMDDDVLPVGDYTALRISDTGTGIPADVLAHIWEPFFTTKEVGKGTGLGLSTVYGIIKQSGGFIFAESPKGKGAVFTIYLPANAAGDVAAKVPAAKPVQGDLWGSGTVLLVEDEAMVRAVAERALARQGYTVLTAENGEAALELLATSQKPDLLITDVVMPTMDGPTMVRHARKRYPDLKIVFMSGYAEEQLRKSIDLDNVAFLPKPFSVQQLAEAARAALTTK; this is translated from the coding sequence ATGGCCTCGCGTCCCGCTCCCTCCGATGAAGACCGCCGCTCCGCCCTCCCGCCGCTGATCGTCGCGCTTGCGGCAGGCGCGGCGGCGGCCGGGATCATCCTCTGGCTGACCGGTTCGACGCTGGTTGCGGCGGGGTTCCTCGCGGGGGCGCTGGTGATCGCGGGCGCCGTGTTCCTCGCCGTGCGTCTGCTTCCCTCCGCGAAGGCCGACGAACCGGCGGTCGACTGGTCGGTCGCGCATACGCTGGCGTCGATGAGCAATGACGCGCTCGCCGTCACCGATCGTGCCGGGCGCCTGGTCTGCGCCAATGAGCGGTTCGGCGCGCTGTTCCCCAGCTATCCCGCCCCGCCGGGCGTGGTGCCGAGCGAATGGGTCTCGGCGCAGCTCGGCACCGCAGGGCGCGCGGCGTGGCGCGACGGCAACGCCTCGAGCGGCACGTTCGAGACGGCGGGCACCAAGCTCACCGCCCACATCACGCGCGTGGGCGATTCGATGCTGGTGTGGCGCTTCGCCGGCACCGACGTGGTCGACCTGACCAAGCAGGCGCAGTCGCTGGTCGCAGGCGCTTCGGGCGACCGCCTGGGCAGCGCCGGGATCATGATGGCGCTGCTCGGCGGCGACGGCCGCGTGCGCGCCGCCAACCGCGTGGTGCGCCAGCGCGCGATGGGCGACGAGAATGCGATGATCGAGGGGCGCGACTTCACGCGCTTCCTGATCACCGACAATCTCGGCATCGTGCGCTTTGAGCGCGAGGGCCTGTCGGGCACGCCGCTGCGCGTGCTCGAGATCCCCTTCCTCGATGGCGAGAACGCGCCGATGCTGGTCGCGCTGCTCGACGACGAGCTGGCGATCCCGCATCCGGCGATCGGCGATACCGCCGGCGCGCATGTCCGCTCGCTGATCTCGCTGCTGCCCTCGGGCATCGCGCTGGTCGGCGGCGACGGGCGCTTCGTGCACATGAACGACGCGTTCGTCCGCGCCGCGCACGTCAACCCCGCCAACCCGCCGCTCTATCCCGGCGACCTGGTGGTGCGCGAGGACAAGACCGCGCTGGCCGACGCGATCCGCCGTTTCGCCGCGGGGGCGGTGCATTCGATGGACATGACGGTGCGATTCGCCGATGCGCCCGACGAGGGGGTCGCGATCTCGATCGCCGCCGCGCGCGGGCTCGGCGAGGCGGCGGTGCTGCTCAGCCTCAAGGATGCGGGCGAGGAGGGGCGCCTCAAGCGCCAGGTGGCGCAGGCGACCAAGATGCAGGCGGTGGGCCAGCTCGCCGGCGGCGTGGCGCACGATTTCAACAACATCCTCACCGCGATCATCGGCCATTGCGACCTGATGCTGATGCGCCACGCGCCGGGCGACAGCGACTATGACGACATCCAGCAGATCCTGATCAACTCGAACCGCGCCGCCGCGCTCACCCGCCAGCTGCTCGCCTTCTCGCGCCAGCAGACGCTGCGCCCGCAGGTGCTGCAGCTGCCCGACGTGATCTCGGAGGTTTCGAACCTCTTGAAGCGCCTGCTCGGCGAGACGGTCGATCTGGTGGTGAGCCACGGCCGCAACCTGGGGCCGGTGCGCGCCGACCCGGGCCAGCTCGAGCAGGTCGTGGTGAACCTCGCCGTTAACGCGCGCGATGCGATGCTGACCAAGAGCCCGAACGGCGGCGGCACGCTCACCATCGAGACCTTCGGCGTTCCCGCGCACGAAGTCCGCGCGATGGACGATGATGTGCTGCCGGTCGGCGACTATACCGCGCTGCGCATCTCCGACACCGGCACCGGCATTCCCGCCGACGTGCTCGCGCATATCTGGGAGCCGTTCTTCACCACCAAGGAAGTGGGGAAGGGCACCGGGCTCGGCCTGTCGACCGTCTATGGCATCATCAAACAGTCGGGCGGGTTCATCTTCGCCGAAAGTCCCAAGGGGAAGGGGGCGGTGTTCACCATCTACCTGCCCGCCAACGCAGCGGGGGATGTCGCCGCCAAGGTCCCGGCAGCCAAGCCCGTCCAGGGCGACCTGTGGGGCAGCGGCACCGTGCTGCTGGTCGAGGACGAGGCGATGGTCCGCGCCGTCGCCGAGCGCGCGCTGGCGCGGCAGGGCTATACCGTGCTCACCGCCGAGAATGGCGAGGCCGCGCTCGAACTCCTCGCCACCAGCCAGAAGCCCGACCTGCTCATCACCGACGTGGTGATGCCGACGATGGACGGGCCGACGATGGTGCGCCACGCGCGCAAGCGTTATCCCGATCTCAAGATCGTCTTCATGTCGGGCTATGCCGAGGAGCAGCTGCGCAAGTCGATCGACCTCGACAATGTCGCGTTCCTCCCCAAACCCTTTTCGGTACAGCAGCTTGCGGAGGCCGCGCGCGCCGCGCTGACTACGAAATAA